The genomic DNA TGGACTGTTACGTTTTTTGATGTATTCGGGTTCAATTTTGTTGGCGTCGTCCACTTTTTGGTAAACATTCGCAATTCCCTGCGTAATGTTTGTTCCTGTTTTTGTGTTCATTTTTTTGATGAAGACAACCTCGTCGCCGACTTTCATTTCGATAGCTACTGCTTTTCTTGCGGCTAGGCGTTCGGGGGTTTTCTCTTTTGAAGCATGAACTATTGTAAAGCTTACTTCTTTGCGTTTCAGAAGCGGGTTTTCCTTAATTGATACTATTTTGATTTCCATTGGAATTCACTTGTTAGAGCATTGAAGCATACAATTTGCTTCTTATTTAGCTTTTCGTGGAAATTTGCATCGCTTCTAAGAAATCTGTAGCTTCTGCTTTTTTCTGAGGCGACGCTCTAACTAAAACTATGCCCTCGTAAGGCTGTCCATACACTATCAGAGAGTTTTCAGGCGCAACAGAAACAGCAACCAAAGTGAGCAAGTCTTCTTCGCCGTCCACAACCACGTAAACGTGCTCATTGCTTTCTAAGGCGCGTTTTATTGCAAAAACTGCTTCGTCAGTTATTGTGCCTTGAGGATTTTTGGCATAAACTGCTTGCCCAGTGATTTTTTGGGGTTGCAGGTTTTTGCGCATACACTTGTTATCTATAACTGAAACGTTAACGGGAACATTGTTTTCGTGAATGTTTTTGGTTACGGTGTCTCCCACAGAAATAAGTTTGGGCGGTTTTTCTTTTAATAGAATCTCTTTTAGCTGCATCATAGTCTGCTCTGGGCTGCCTTTGATAAGGGTGCCGAAAGGTTGCTTTAGTTTAACGCGCAGTTCCACCGTGATTTTGTGGGTGACAGCCATCACTTTGGCTTCCAAAAACCCTAAAATGGGGGATTATCGGACTTTTAGTGCGTATCGTCCTTTTTCTTTAATGTTCATGGCTTGTGCAATGGCTGACTCTTCAGGGTCAAACATTACAACTAACCCGCTAAAGTCCTCGCTAAAGTTTGTGGATTTGCATTTGGGGCACACGTTTTCTTTAGTGATAAAATGGCAGTTTGCACATGCTTTTTCGCTCATTCAATTCACCTTATTCTGCTTTTGCTTTGGCTTCTTCAGCTTTCTTTTCGGGACTTTCTTTAAGCCAGTCAAGTTTGCCAAGGAAGGGTTGTCTTGCGGTTACACCGATTTTGCCGCTGCTTCCAGCTCTGCCCATTGAAACTGCTGTTATTCTGACGCGCACTTGGTCGCTGCTGGTTAGTTTGCGTTTGGTTTCTTTGCCAAGCAGAACGCCTTGTTTTTCGTCATAGGAAATGTAATCATCCATTAGCTGTGAAACGTGGAGTAAGGCGTCGACTGGCCCGATGCGTACAAAAGCGCCAAAGTCTGCGATTTCAACCACGTCGCCTTCTACGACTTCTTGGATTATTGGGTAGAAGGTGAGTAGTGAAAAGTTTACTTTGTGGTATGTTGCGCCGTCACCTGGAATGATTTTGCCTATAGGACTTACTTCTATTGCTGTTACGGCTATAACGTAGCCTAATTCTTCGTCCACTATTCCTTCATATTTTGCTTTAACCTGTTCCCTGCCCACTGTCTCTAGTGGGTTGCCAAAGGTTTCAGGTGGAATACGGATAGTATCCTGCAACGTAATGAGTTTAAACATTATATCAACCCGTCAAGTTCTAATCGCGATTTTTGCCTCACATAAATAACCGTCACACTTATATCTCTTAGCTTCTGCCTCAGTGCGCTATCATTGGTGAAAACAGGCAAATGCCAATCTTTTGCAACCTTAGCGATGACATCATCAACTTGCATCGATTTTGGCGCATCCACGGCCACAAATTTGCATTTCTCAGCAAGCTTCAGCGCATAAAAAGCTTTTTTTTGGGCTTGAGGCGAACCCTTTGCTGTGAGAAAGCCAAGCTCCTCTTTGACAGCAGAAAGCAAAATAAACTCTACATTACGATTCAGAAGCCGCCGCACTTCCTCAAAAATGTCAATTCTGAACTGGAGCGGAACAAACAAGGCATTAGAGTCCAAAATAACCTTAAGCGGTTCTTTCTTTGGCGCAACTGACATTTCCTTTTGCTCCTAACTGTTTTTTATGAGGATTCTGGTTTTAAACTGTTTGCTACTATAACTTTTAGCAGTTTCGTGTT from Candidatus Bathyarchaeota archaeon includes the following:
- the rps24e gene encoding 30S ribosomal protein S24e, which codes for MEIKIVSIKENPLLKRKEVSFTIVHASKEKTPERLAARKAVAIEMKVGDEVVFIKKMNTKTGTNITQGIANVYQKVDDANKIEPEYIKKRNSPPKPKEENA
- a CDS encoding GTP-dependent dephospho-CoA kinase family protein; this encodes MAVTHKITVELRVKLKQPFGTLIKGSPEQTMMQLKEILLKEKPPKLISVGDTVTKNIHENNVPVNVSVIDNKCMRKNLQPQKITGQAVYAKNPQGTITDEAVFAIKRALESNEHVYVVVDGEEDLLTLVAVSVAPENSLIVYGQPYEGIVLVRASPQKKAEATDFLEAMQISTKS
- a CDS encoding DNA-directed RNA polymerase, subunit E'', which encodes MSEKACANCHFITKENVCPKCKSTNFSEDFSGLVVMFDPEESAIAQAMNIKEKGRYALKVR
- a CDS encoding DNA-directed RNA polymerase; translation: MFKLITLQDTIRIPPETFGNPLETVGREQVKAKYEGIVDEELGYVIAVTAIEVSPIGKIIPGDGATYHKVNFSLLTFYPIIQEVVEGDVVEIADFGAFVRIGPVDALLHVSQLMDDYISYDEKQGVLLGKETKRKLTSSDQVRVRITAVSMGRAGSSGKIGVTARQPFLGKLDWLKESPEKKAEEAKAKAE
- a CDS encoding DNA-binding protein; protein product: MSVAPKKEPLKVILDSNALFVPLQFRIDIFEEVRRLLNRNVEFILLSAVKEELGFLTAKGSPQAQKKAFYALKLAEKCKFVAVDAPKSMQVDDVIAKVAKDWHLPVFTNDSALRQKLRDISVTVIYVRQKSRLELDGLI